Proteins co-encoded in one Fibrobacter sp. UBA4297 genomic window:
- a CDS encoding radical SAM protein — MKITPLKSGVFSFVTTDGCTARCSHCLMNCTPNKKNKLQFEQMQKCIDQVVKEYDVKMIVFTGGESTLLGEDLFRTIRYCTLNFLKTRLVTNAFWATSLERAQRYIEKFRSVGLTEINFSVDDYHEPFVPLENIRNAWQACKGAGFESVILANSHGNNDKIVPAYIQEFLGEKIEVAVSNGPEDNEIKEPGKETLYQIYENTLQKSGRAASLNSEKFDTIENQENLACCCPWAVSDPVVSPLGHVWACCGIPSDNNAILDLGDTNKEKIKTILNRASKDVLLNAIHELGPLKLCQFVEEHSNIKFNKSFCGVCEICSALTNNKNAVKVLRDNEKSIAAIIRAKESIAKLSDVLAQKQ; from the coding sequence ATGAAGATTACTCCGTTAAAAAGCGGGGTATTCAGCTTCGTGACAACAGATGGGTGTACCGCAAGGTGCTCCCACTGTTTGATGAATTGTACCCCAAATAAAAAAAACAAGCTTCAATTTGAACAAATGCAGAAATGCATTGATCAAGTTGTAAAAGAATACGATGTCAAGATGATCGTATTTACGGGTGGCGAATCGACTTTGCTCGGTGAAGATCTATTCCGCACCATCCGCTATTGTACGCTAAACTTCCTAAAGACTAGGCTTGTCACGAACGCCTTCTGGGCAACCAGCTTAGAACGCGCACAACGCTATATTGAGAAATTCCGCAGTGTCGGGCTCACCGAAATCAATTTCAGCGTTGATGACTACCACGAGCCATTTGTCCCACTGGAAAACATCCGCAATGCTTGGCAAGCCTGCAAAGGCGCTGGTTTTGAATCCGTCATTCTGGCTAATAGCCATGGGAATAACGACAAAATCGTCCCAGCATACATCCAGGAATTTTTAGGCGAAAAAATCGAAGTTGCGGTCTCAAACGGACCTGAAGACAACGAGATAAAGGAGCCAGGAAAAGAAACCCTATATCAGATTTACGAAAACACACTACAAAAAAGCGGTCGTGCCGCATCGCTCAATAGCGAGAAATTCGACACAATCGAAAATCAGGAGAATTTGGCCTGCTGCTGCCCATGGGCGGTCAGCGACCCGGTTGTTTCACCGCTGGGACACGTATGGGCTTGTTGCGGCATTCCGTCGGACAACAACGCAATCTTGGATCTCGGAGATACAAATAAGGAGAAAATCAAGACAATCCTGAACAGAGCAAGCAAAGACGTTCTACTCAATGCAATCCATGAGTTGGGCCCTCTAAAGCTCTGTCAATTTGTCGAAGAGCATAGCAATATCAAATTCAACAAAAGCTTTTGCGGAGTCTGTGAAATCTGTAGCGCTCTAACAAACAACAAGAACGCGGTCAAGGTTTTACGGGACAACGAAAAAAGCATTGCAGCCATAATACGCGCAAAAGAAAGCATTGCTAAGCTTTCTGATGTCCTAGCTCAAAAACAGTAA